From Acidobacteriota bacterium:
CACTCGCTCGTCGTGGCGTGTGCGAACTACGGCGGGCCGTCCGGGGGCCTCGGTTCGGCAGGCCGCAGCACCATCTGGTCGGACCGGGGCGCTCTGCTCGTGCAGCTCGACGCGGTCGGCGCGGGTGTGGCGGTGGCCGCCGAAGACGGCACGGGCTGGCACACGCAGGCGATCCGGGCTCGGTCCGGGCCTCAGGGCTGATCGCGCACGACCGTCTGGTGCGCGGCGATCAACCGCCGGCCGTCGATCAGCCTGACGACGATGAGGAGGCGGCCGTCCACCGTGACGCCAGCGTTCGTGCCCTGACAGGTGCCAATCCAGTAACCGAGCGAGTCGGTGTGGAAGCCATCGCAACGCCCGCTACGGACGCCCATTCACGGGCGTCGTGTTCGGCGGCGCGGTTCCGTGCGTTACGGCGATGGGCGAGGTCGAGTGGAAGACCACGCCGCTGTCGTTCGTGGCGAAGTGCCGCGCCCCGGAGGGTTCGGCCTCGATCGGGTTCGCCGACACGAAGTAGCCGGCCACGACGGCCACACCATTGCACGCCACCGGTGCATCGGGCACGGCGTCGCCCGCCGCGAGGGCGATCCGGTACTGGCTCTTGAATGAAGGGTCGGACGCGAGGTCGCCCGCCACGAACCCCGCTGACTCTCCGGGAGGTGGTGTCGCGAGGCTGGCGAGCGTCGGCGCGTAGTACCCGTGGCCGCACACTGCCGCGAAGGTGGCCTGCGCGCTGTTGATGGCCCGCAGCGAGCCGATGACCGAAGCCTCGTTCCCTGCGGTCCGAGCCCTGAGCAGGCCCGGGATGGTCACGGCGGCAATCACGCCCAGAGCCGCGACCGAGGCGAACATCACGAGGAGCACGACCGTGATGGCGGCGAGAGAGCCCTGGGCGATCGCGTCCACTTGTGCCTGTTCCTCGGCCGTGAACTCCGCCGACGGCTTGCCGGAGAACAACACCTTCACGCCCGGCTTGAGGAAGTACACGAGAATGAGCGCCGAGACGATGGTGCCGAGCGGAACGCCGAGCAACCCGACCACCGCGAGCGCGATCTGGAGCGTCCGGCCCCAGGGCTTCAACATCCACAGCCCGATGCCGCACGCGAGCTGGACGACACCCAATCCGAGGAGCACGAGCCCCACCACGGCTTCCAATGCGCCGGCGCTGTCGGCGCCGGCCGAAGTCACGGCCACGATCCCGACGAGAAGGCCGAACGCCGCGCCCAGCAGGTGGAGGAGTGCCAGGACGGTGACAAGGGTTGGCCGCTTCGGCGTCGCGCGGCCCCCGACGGGGGTCCCGCAGTAGCCGCAGGTCGTGGCGTGGGGACTCAGCGTGTTGCCGCACCTGGCACAGAACATCGCAGGATCTCCGGATGTGCCCGACACCGCGTCCCGCGGCGGGCGGGACCGTTCCTCACTCCGCGTGGACGGCACGATACCGGAAACCGCAGCCACTCGCCACGGGATTTTCAGCCAACACGGGATTCTCAGCCAGGTTGTTCGCGGCCTGCGGCCCGGGCAACGCGCGGGAGGTGCCACCCGGGGGCCAGGCGACGCGTCACGCGTCTTCGAGCACAACTGCGGTGCCGTAGGCCAGCAGCTCGGCCGCTCCCTGCATGACCATCGCCGTGACGAAGCGCACCTCGATCACGCCGTTTGCGCCGAGCCCACGGGCCTCTTCGACCATGCGATCGAGGGCCTGCTCGCGCGACTCCGCGAGCATCTTCGTGTACTCGGCGATCTCCCCGCCCACGATGTTGCGCAGGAGCGCCAGGATGTCCTTGCCGATGTGCCGGGCGCGGATCGTGTTGCCCCGCACCAGGCCGAGTGTCCGCACGACCCGCTTTCCCGAGACCCCTGCACTCGTGACGACGATCATCGCTCCACCCCCCGGTAACGATCCGTCCGCGCGCTGCGAATCCGGTCGAGCAGCACCGACAGGAAGAGGAGCGCCACACCCGAGAGACCGCCGAAGACCAGCAGCTTCTCGAGAGGCGCCTCCGGTCCGGTGGCGACCTGCCACAGGGCGAAGCCCACGACGCCGGCCAGCCAGACGAGCAGCAGCGGCCACCCGACCAGGCGGGCCAGACGGCTGCCGTGAGTTCGAGGCGCCTCGTTCCAATCCCCGGCTGACGGTTCCTGGAGTCTCGTGCTCATCGTCACCTCCCGCAGCGCCCGGAGTTCCTGCAGGAGCTCGCGGCACCGCTCGCACTCCGCAACGTGCAGTGTCGTTCGCTGCTCGTCCTGCTGGGTCAGTTCCCCGTCGACGAGGCCGGACAGCAGCCGATCGTCGAACCCGCGGGGGCAGCTTCCGGTCATGACCTCCTCCCGGCCCCGCGACCGAGCGCCTCGCGCAGCGCTAGGCGGGCCCTGTGCAGCCGCGACATCACCGTACCCACCGGCACGCTGAGCACCGCGGCGATCTCGGCGTACGGCAGATCCTGGAAGTCGCGCAGCACCAGGATTTCGCGGTGGGGCGTGTCCAGAACGCCAAGGGCCCGTACGACGCGCCGCCGTTCATCCTGCTCGATGGCGCGCCGCTCTGGCCCGGCCGCGGCGTCGGGGGCGTCGAACCCCTGCTCGACGAGCAGGGCGTCGAGCGACTCGGCACCCCGGTGCCGACGCCGACGCCAGAGATCGCGCGCGAGGTTCGTGACCACGCGCAGCACGTACGGGCGCCACGACCGGTCGGGGTCGAGCGTGTCAATCGACCGCATGACCCGGAGCATCGCCTCCTGAGCGAGATCCATCGCATCCTCGCGGTGGCCGACGAGCTGCAGTGCCGCGAGGAACGCGACCCGCCGGCACTTGACGATCTCGGCATCACGCGCGCTGCCCTCGAGGTCCGGCCCTGCCGGGGCCTCGCCCCCGCTCGAGTCGGGCACGAAAGCCGGGGGACGCTCCATCACGGTGACGCTCACGACAGAGTCTACGCGCGACCGGCGGATCTATTCCCGAGAACCGGAACTCCCGGGCGCTTCGACCAAACAGCGTGCCCAGGTCGGTCCCTCCTTCGGGCGAGTGCGCGCCTGCCTCTCTGCTGGGCCTGCGCGGGCGCCGCGGTCAGGCGCGCGGCCACCACCGGCCGACCTGTTGCCGGTACCGCTCGTACTCGCGGCCGAAGGCCGCCGCGAGCGCGCGCTCTTCGTGGAGCACGACGAAGAGGTGCGCGACCAGGACGAAGTCCAAGGCGTACGCCGCCAGCGCCAAGGCCTGGTAGACGAGCGATGCGCCGGCAAGCCCCAGTGTCGCGCGAGGGTGCGGCCTCGACATCCCGGCCGCGCCGGCTGTGTTGCGACGGCGGCACGACATCACACGCGGCGGCTCGGGCAACTGCCTGTGGGTCATGGGCGCGTCCAGCGTTCCCAGACCGAGCAGCGATTGAGAACCGGCTTGGGGTGTCCGTCGCCGGTCGAAGCGGAACGCGAACTCGTCGAGGTACACCTGCAGGTACTTGCGCCCGACGCGATGGTGCGTCCCACGCAACCAGGTTCGGAGTTTCCGAACACGCGATGCAGGCGGGGGAGCAACTTGGCGGCCCGTCGGGATCCGCTCCGCGCGTGCGGGGACGATGTCGAAAGCCGAGGCTCCCCTGTGGCGCGTGCCCTTGCCAGCCGTTCGTCCGCACCACGCTCCGGGGTTCGACCTGCCGCTGCACGAAGCCCGTCAGCGACCCGGCCGACGCGTCGGGCACCACCTTCGTACGCGACGCACCTACTCGACGCTGTTCCGAGCTGCGACTCAGAGTTGCCAGAGGCCGTATTGAATGCCCCCCTGGAAGTAGATGGCAAACTTACCGTGGCCGGGGACTTCCGTGGGATACATCGCGAAATCAGCACCAGCCGCGTCCGCTGCCTTCACAGCAGCCTCGATGTCATCTACCAAGACATAGGGCCGTACGACGGGGTCCTCGTCCTCCCGCATCGGCGCGCGCACGCCGATGCGACCGCCGCTCTTCAGTGACGCTGTGCGGGCATTACCAAGCATCGCCTCTGGCTCGCCGAAGCTAATCCCGTGCAACTTCTCCAAGGCAGAGCACGTCGCGTCCACGTCGGCGGTCACGACTTCAAGGTACTGGATCAGCATAGTTCGCTCCCTAGTGGAAGGTTGGGCGTCAGATGCGTCCGAATCCTCAGGACCCTGGACATTGGGAACGCAAGCACACAGAACAAGCGCCGATGCGAGCAGCGCAAGGACGGACCGGAGGGTCAAAGCAGCTCTCATTCTTGAGTCTCCACGCAGAGTAGTACCCATGCGAAACCCGACTGCGGTGCAAAGCACCTCTGGCGGTCCAACGTTCGCGCTTCAGCCGCGGCGGCTCAGGATCGCACCAGCCGCCGTCGGCTGCAACCGCTGGTTGGACTGAATCCGCCTGCGGCGGATAGATGAAATCCATGCCTGCACGTCTCTGTTGATCCGCCTGCCTGCATGACGAGGATCTCCCTCCCAGGAGGCTGCCACCTCCCTGGAAAAGAGACCGTCATGACCCGTCTGCGACAACGGAGGCTGGCGGATATCCACGCGATGTACGCGTCCTCGGTGCGCCGGCCGTAGTGCCGCAGTCGAGTGGCTTCGCGGACACGATCGAGCACACGCGGCGGTCGCTGCGGCTCCTCTGTGGCGTGCATGCCGCCCGCCCGTCAGAGAAGCGTGCCACCTCGAAGGGGCCGCCAACACCGGCCCGGGCACCGACACTGCCGGAGGTACCGCAGGGAGTGCACAGGGCATCCACCCCGCTGAGTGCAGATAGTGCGACGACCGCGCGCCGGGAAGAACCCGTCGCATCGCGGGCGCCACCGTGCGTGCCCTCGGCCCGATGCCTCACGACGGCTGGCGGCTCGCGGTGAGCGGCGCCGCACGCCGTGACGTGGCGGAGTCAGCCCCTGGCGGAACCTCACCAGGCGCAAGACGAAAATCCCGGAGCCATTGGGGCAGAACGCCGTGCAGACCAGGAGTCCGCAGCCTACAGCCGCGCTGTCGGATTGGGCGCTACTCGTACCTGAGCGCCTCGATGGGGTCGAGGCTGGCGGCGCGGCGCGCCGGATACCACCCGAAGAACACGCCGACGAGCGCGGCGAAGCCCGCCGCGAGCGCCATCGACTCGGCCGACACCGCGGTCGGCCACTGCATCGTTGCCGTCATCACGCGCGAGATCCCCATGCCGATGCCGATGCCCACGAGCCCTCCGATCAGGCTGATGACGATGGCCTCGACGAGGAACTGCAGGAGCACGTGACGCCCCTTGGCGCCGACCGCCATGCGCAGCCCGATCTCGCGCGTCCGCTCGGTCACCGACACGAGCATGATGTTCATGATGCCGATGCCCCCGACGAGCAGCGACACGCCCGCGATCCCCGCGAGCAGCATCGTCATCGTCCGCGTCGCCTCGCTGCGGACGCTCGCGATTTCCTCGAGCGTCCGCACCATGAAGTCGTCGGGATCGCCGGGCGCGATGCGGTGCCGGACGCGCAGTTCGGCGGTGATGCGATCGGCCACCGTCGCCACGTCGGCCGCCGACGCGGCCGATACGGTGATGTTGTTGAGGTGCGTGATCCCCAGCAGCTTCTTCTGGACCGTGGTGTACGGGACGAAGAGCGTGTCGTCCTGGTCCTGACCGAACGACCCGGCGCCCTTGCTCGCGAGCACGCCCACCACGCGGAACGGCTGGTTGCGCACCCTGATGATCTCACCCGTCGGGTCGACGCCCTCGCCGAAGAGCATCGTCGCCACCGTCGTGCCGAGCACCGCGACCTTGTTCGCGGTGCGCACGTCGTTCGGGCCGAAGAACATGCCGTCGCGCATCGGCCAGGATCGGATGAGCGGCAGGTCGACGTCGACGCCCTCCACCCGCGTCGACCAGTTCTGATTGCCGGCCACGAGCTGCGAGCGCGTGTTGACGCTCGCCGACACGTACTGCACGCCGGGCAGCTTCTCGATGGCCTCGGCGTCCTCAGGCGTCAGCGTGGTCGAGGCGCCCGAGCCCTGGCGTACGCCGCCCATCGTGAAGTTGCCCGCCATCACGGTGATCATGTTCGTGCCGGCCGCCCGGATCTGATCTTCGATGGTCGCCTGCGCGCCCTTGCCGAGCGCGACCATCGTGATCACGGCGGCCACGCCGATGATCACGCCGAGCATGGTGAGGCTCGTCCGCATCTTGTTGCGACCAAGCGCGCCGAGCGCGATCCGGAACGTCATGGCAATCGACATGTTCGATGACTGCTACAGGCTACAGGCTACAGGCTGCAGGCACCAACAACCAACAACCAACAACCAGCCCCCCGGCCTCCTACCCCGATGCGGCCGCCGCCTTCGCGGGAGCCGTGCGCTCGTCCTCGACGACGAGACCGTCACGAAACCGGATGATCCGCGAGCCGTACCGCGCGATGTCGGGCTCGTGCGTCACGAGCATGATCGTGATGCCACGCTCCTCGTTGAGCGCCTGGAACACGCGCATCACCTCGACGCTCGTCTTCGTGTCGAGATTCCCCGTCGGCTCGTCGGCGAGGATGAGCGACGGGTCGTTGATGAGCGCCCGCGCGATCGCGACCCGTTGCTGCTGCCCACCCGAGAGCTGGCTCGGGGTGTGGTGCGCACGGTCGGCGAGCCCCACCATCTCGAGTGCCGCCCTCGCCCGCCTGTGCCGCTCGGTCGCCGTGCTCCGCCTGCCGTTGTAGAGCAGCGGCAGCTCCACGTTGTCGAGGGCCGTCGTCCGCGCCAGGAGGTTGAACCCCTGGAACACGAAGCCGATCTGCGCGTTGCGCACCACCGCCAGGTCGTCGCGCGAGAGGTTAGACACCTCGCGCCCGCCGAGGACGTATCGTCCGGCTGAAGGGCGATCGAGACACCCGACGATGTGCATGAACGTCGACTTGCCCGAGCCGGACGGTCCGATGACCGAGACGAATTCGCCGGCCTCGATGTCGAGCGAGACGCCGCGCAGCGCGTGCACCTCGACATCACCCGTGTGATACACCTTGCGCAGGTCGCGCACGCTGATGAGCGGCGTCGCGCTCATCGGCGTCCCGTGCCTCCGCGTTGCGGCGGCCCCATGGGCCCCATGAGCGGATTGCCGGTGGCGCCGCCGGTCGGCCGCTGCGCGGCCTGCTGGCCCGTCACGACGTTGGTCACGAGCCGCGTGCCCTCCGCGAGCTCGTCGCTCAGCAGCTCGGTGAACTGGCCGTCGGTGATGCCGAGCCGCACACGCACCGGCGTCAGCCTGCCGTCGGTCTCGAGCCACACGCGCGCGAAGCTCACCTGCGGCGGCAGGGGGCCGAAAAGCGCATCGATGGTGGTGGCGCCGCCTGAGGCCGTCGTGGCACGCGGCGGCGTCGAGGCCACGCGCGCCGGCTGGGCCCCCTGACCGGCCGGCCGGCCCACGGCCTCGCCAGAAGCGCCTCCGGCGCTCGCCTCGCGTCCCTCGGCCGCCATCCTCGCCTGACGCTGGCGGCGCCGCTCCTCGCGCTGCTCGGGCGTCAGGTTCGCCAACGCCCAGGGACCGCGGCCGGCACCGCCGCCCGGACCGAATCCGCCGGGCCCGCCGGCGACCTCACCGGAGGGACGGCCGCCCTGTCCATCGTTTCGCGCGGCGCGTTCGCCCGCGGCCGCGGCGTCTGGTCCGGAACCCCCCGCCCTCTGCGGCCCCATCCGCGGACCCGGCCGGCTGTCGGACGACGTCCGGTTGGCGTCCGCGCCCTGGGCGCCAGAGGCCGTCGCCACCGGCCGGGGCACCGGCTCGGTCGGGAGGGACGGCGCTGGCGCCGCCGCCTCCGCGGGCTCCATTGCGGCCGCATTGTCCCCGGCCCCTCGACCAGGACGCTCCATCGGCAGCTCCGGCGGCTCCTGCCCGAGGGCCGCGAAGACATCCGTGCTCGGCCGGAAGCGCAGCGCCATCGTCGGCACGCGCAGCACCTGCTGCCGGTTCGCGACTTCGATGGTGACGTTCGCCGTGAGCCCCGGCTTCAGCTTCAACTCGGGGTTCGGCACGTCGATGACGACCGAGTAGGTGACCACGTTCTGCTGGATCACCGGGTTCAGCCTGACCTGCACGACCGATCCGCGGAACTCCTCGTTCGGGTACGCGTCGACGCGGAATCGCACGACCTGCTGCGGCCGGATGCGCCCGACGTCGGCTTCGTCGATGCTGGCGTTGACCTGCATCTTGGTGAGGTCGGCCGCGATCACGAACAGCGTCGGCGCCTGCAGGCTGGCCGCGACCGTCTGACCCACGTCGACGTTGCGGGCGATCACGATGCCGTCGATGGGCGCGGTGATGACCGTGTGTTCGAGGTTGACCTGCGCCTGGTTGAGGCTCGCCCTGGCCTGCACGACCTGGGCCTCACTCGAACGCAGCTGCGCCCGCGCCGCCCTGACCGCGACCTCGGCGGCTTCGAGCTCGGTCGCTGGAATGAGACCCCGCTTCGACAGCTCCCGTGCGCGGTTCAGTCGCACCTCGCTGTCACCGAGCCCGACCTCGAGGCGCTCGACCTCCGCCTCGGCCCGCACGAGGTTGGCGCGCGCCTGCTCGACCTGCGTCTCGAAGAGCGAGGGGTCGAGTCGAGCGACGACCTGGCCCTGGCGGACGATCGAGTTGAAGTCGGCGTACAGGTCCTGCACGGTGCCCGACACCTGCGTGCCGACCTGGACGGTCGTCACGGCCTCGAGCGTGCCGGTGGCGCCGACGCTCTCGACGATGTCGCCGCGCGAGATGGTCTGCGTCTGGATTTCGGGTTTCGGGTCGGTGCGGCGGGCGTAGTAGACCCCGGACGCGAGCCCGACTCCCACCACCAACACCGTCGCCCACGTGAACACGCGCCTCATCGTCTGTGCCTGCCTCCGGCGCCGGCAACCGCGACGCCCTCTACTG
This genomic window contains:
- a CDS encoding zinc-ribbon domain-containing protein, which produces MFCARCGNTLSPHATTCGYCGTPVGGRATPKRPTLVTVLALLHLLGAAFGLLVGIVAVTSAGADSAGALEAVVGLVLLGLGVVQLACGIGLWMLKPWGRTLQIALAVVGLLGVPLGTIVSALILVYFLKPGVKVLFSGKPSAEFTAEEQAQVDAIAQGSLAAITVVLLVMFASVAALGVIAAVTIPGLLRARTAGNEASVIGSLRAINSAQATFAAVCGHGYYAPTLASLATPPPGESAGFVAGDLASDPSFKSQYRIALAAGDAVPDAPVACNGVAVVAGYFVSANPIEAEPSGARHFATNDSGVVFHSTSPIAVTHGTAPPNTTPVNGRP
- a CDS encoding heavy metal-binding domain-containing protein; the protein is MIVVTSAGVSGKRVVRTLGLVRGNTIRARHIGKDILALLRNIVGGEIAEYTKMLAESREQALDRMVEEARGLGANGVIEVRFVTAMVMQGAAELLAYGTAVVLEDA
- a CDS encoding zf-HC2 domain-containing protein, whose translation is MTGSCPRGFDDRLLSGLVDGELTQQDEQRTTLHVAECERCRELLQELRALREVTMSTRLQEPSAGDWNEAPRTHGSRLARLVGWPLLLVWLAGVVGFALWQVATGPEAPLEKLLVFGGLSGVALLFLSVLLDRIRSARTDRYRGVER
- a CDS encoding RNA polymerase sigma factor — protein: MSVTVMERPPAFVPDSSGGEAPAGPDLEGSARDAEIVKCRRVAFLAALQLVGHREDAMDLAQEAMLRVMRSIDTLDPDRSWRPYVLRVVTNLARDLWRRRRHRGAESLDALLVEQGFDAPDAAAGPERRAIEQDERRRVVRALGVLDTPHREILVLRDFQDLPYAEIAAVLSVPVGTVMSRLHRARLALREALGRGAGRRS
- a CDS encoding transposase, with the protein product MRGTHHRVGRKYLQVYLDEFAFRFDRRRTPQAGSQSLLGLGTLDAPMTHRQLPEPPRVMSCRRRNTAGAAGMSRPHPRATLGLAGASLVYQALALAAYALDFVLVAHLFVVLHEERALAAAFGREYERYRQQVGRWWPRA
- a CDS encoding hydroxylase — encoded protein: MLIQYLEVVTADVDATCSALEKLHGISFGEPEAMLGNARTASLKSGGRIGVRAPMREDEDPVVRPYVLVDDIEAAVKAADAAGADFAMYPTEVPGHGKFAIYFQGGIQYGLWQL
- a CDS encoding ABC transporter permease → MSIAMTFRIALGALGRNKMRTSLTMLGVIIGVAAVITMVALGKGAQATIEDQIRAAGTNMITVMAGNFTMGGVRQGSGASTTLTPEDAEAIEKLPGVQYVSASVNTRSQLVAGNQNWSTRVEGVDVDLPLIRSWPMRDGMFFGPNDVRTANKVAVLGTTVATMLFGEGVDPTGEIIRVRNQPFRVVGVLASKGAGSFGQDQDDTLFVPYTTVQKKLLGITHLNNITVSAASAADVATVADRITAELRVRHRIAPGDPDDFMVRTLEEIASVRSEATRTMTMLLAGIAGVSLLVGGIGIMNIMLVSVTERTREIGLRMAVGAKGRHVLLQFLVEAIVISLIGGLVGIGIGMGISRVMTATMQWPTAVSAESMALAAGFAALVGVFFGWYPARRAASLDPIEALRYE
- a CDS encoding ABC transporter ATP-binding protein, whose amino-acid sequence is MSATPLISVRDLRKVYHTGDVEVHALRGVSLDIEAGEFVSVIGPSGSGKSTFMHIVGCLDRPSAGRYVLGGREVSNLSRDDLAVVRNAQIGFVFQGFNLLARTTALDNVELPLLYNGRRSTATERHRRARAALEMVGLADRAHHTPSQLSGGQQQRVAIARALINDPSLILADEPTGNLDTKTSVEVMRVFQALNEERGITIMLVTHEPDIARYGSRIIRFRDGLVVEDERTAPAKAAAASG
- a CDS encoding efflux RND transporter periplasmic adaptor subunit, whose amino-acid sequence is MRRVFTWATVLVVGVGLASGVYYARRTDPKPEIQTQTISRGDIVESVGATGTLEAVTTVQVGTQVSGTVQDLYADFNSIVRQGQVVARLDPSLFETQVEQARANLVRAEAEVERLEVGLGDSEVRLNRARELSKRGLIPATELEAAEVAVRAARAQLRSSEAQVVQARASLNQAQVNLEHTVITAPIDGIVIARNVDVGQTVAASLQAPTLFVIAADLTKMQVNASIDEADVGRIRPQQVVRFRVDAYPNEEFRGSVVQVRLNPVIQQNVVTYSVVIDVPNPELKLKPGLTANVTIEVANRQQVLRVPTMALRFRPSTDVFAALGQEPPELPMERPGRGAGDNAAAMEPAEAAAPAPSLPTEPVPRPVATASGAQGADANRTSSDSRPGPRMGPQRAGGSGPDAAAAGERAARNDGQGGRPSGEVAGGPGGFGPGGGAGRGPWALANLTPEQREERRRQRQARMAAEGREASAGGASGEAVGRPAGQGAQPARVASTPPRATTASGGATTIDALFGPLPPQVSFARVWLETDGRLTPVRVRLGITDGQFTELLSDELAEGTRLVTNVVTGQQAAQRPTGGATGNPLMGPMGPPQRGGTGRR